One window of the Thioflexithrix psekupsensis genome contains the following:
- a CDS encoding bactofilin family protein — translation MWGRNTKEKKTTINSLIAKETEVNGNIYFEGGLHVDGRIKGNVLGKEGCQCILTLSVDGCIEGNVRTDNAILNGQIVGDVYVMEHLELAVNARIKGNVYYNLIEMAMGAEVNGSLVHYSAEKHRGQLPTAASSIPEAVNPEQFAHPDAQSK, via the coding sequence ATGTGGGGACGCAACACTAAAGAGAAAAAAACAACCATTAATTCTCTGATCGCTAAAGAAACCGAAGTGAACGGTAATATTTACTTTGAAGGTGGGTTACACGTAGATGGTCGGATTAAGGGGAATGTTTTGGGCAAAGAAGGGTGTCAGTGCATTCTGACTTTGAGTGTGGATGGTTGTATTGAAGGCAATGTTCGCACCGACAATGCGATTTTAAATGGTCAAATTGTGGGTGATGTTTATGTGATGGAACATTTAGAATTGGCGGTTAATGCGCGCATTAAAGGTAATGTTTATTATAACTTAATTGAAATGGCAATGGGCGCGGAAGTAAATGGCAGTTTAGTACATTATTCTGCGGAAAAACACCGCGGGCAATTACCCACCGCAGCCAGCTCAATTCCCGAAGCCGTCAATCCAGAACAATTTGCCCATCCCGACGCACAATCTAAGTAA
- a CDS encoding OmpA family protein produces the protein MKGSHRVFWVLGFIGISACTTQPVQRYPNYSSAPNPVPVVQPVVTPSPAVTNPTQVYPNPPQGLRWGWQDAVLFPFNKAHLEKRFHPTLQGLVDTLQRYPDINILITGHADNTGDAAYNRRLSERRMKTVSDFLQRKGIPSHRIVTRAFGEQRPTGSNACPEDRQRNRRVDLAFFPAGYSPDLSNAVTGESLPIAGTCEEQRRLFEQLR, from the coding sequence ATGAAAGGATCGCATCGTGTTTTTTGGGTACTGGGATTTATTGGCATTTCCGCTTGTACGACTCAACCCGTACAACGTTATCCGAATTATTCCAGCGCGCCCAATCCTGTCCCTGTGGTACAACCTGTGGTGACTCCATCGCCCGCGGTGACGAATCCGACACAGGTTTATCCCAACCCACCACAAGGCTTGCGTTGGGGGTGGCAGGATGCGGTGTTGTTTCCCTTCAACAAGGCGCATTTGGAAAAACGTTTTCATCCCACTTTACAAGGTCTTGTGGATACGCTACAGCGTTACCCAGACATCAATATTTTGATCACCGGACATGCTGATAATACAGGTGATGCCGCTTACAATCGTCGTCTCAGTGAAAGACGAATGAAAACCGTTTCTGATTTCTTGCAACGCAAAGGCATCCCTTCTCACCGTATTGTCACACGCGCTTTTGGTGAGCAACGCCCAACAGGGAGTAATGCGTGTCCCGAAGATCGGCAACGTAATCGCCGTGTGGATTTGGCTTTTTTTCCTGCGGGCTATTCTCCCGATTTATCCAATGCCGTCACGGGCGAATCTTTACCCATTGCGGGCACCTGTGAAGAACAACGGCGATTATTTGAACAACTTCGTTAA
- a CDS encoding PilZ domain-containing protein: MYSRQCQRKPLVLYLDVLALPSHELLGHLGDISARGMMFVALQTFQVGDTLEIAIRLPQNDEFNQLCIKATIQVRWIQPNLNPRLSCIGCEFLQLDPTDLPLIQKIGDFIGFDASVDVHRVACHPTEEECVVNSEK, from the coding sequence ATGTATAGCAGACAGTGTCAGCGTAAACCTTTGGTGTTATACTTGGACGTATTGGCTTTGCCTTCTCACGAATTACTGGGGCATTTGGGGGATATTTCTGCGCGAGGCATGATGTTTGTTGCGCTCCAGACTTTTCAGGTGGGAGACACCTTAGAGATTGCGATTCGTTTACCGCAGAATGATGAATTTAATCAGCTTTGTATTAAAGCCACGATTCAAGTGCGTTGGATACAGCCTAATTTAAATCCTCGTCTCAGTTGTATTGGCTGCGAATTTTTACAATTAGACCCTACTGATTTGCCTTTAATTCAGAAAATTGGCGATTTTATTGGTTTTGACGCATCTGTGGACGTGCATCGAGTGGCTTGTCATCCAACTGAGGAAGAATGTGTGGTGAATAGTGAGAAGTGA
- the parC gene encoding DNA topoisomerase IV subunit A has translation MQLELEHDIERQPLHHFTEQAYLDYAMYVILDRALPHIGDGLKPVQRRIVYAMSELGLSASNKYKKSARTIGDVLGKYHPHGDSACYEAMVLMAQPFSYRYPLVDGQGNWGSLDDPKSFAAMRYTEARLSPFSQLLLDELEQGTVDWGANFDGTLSEPLVLPARLPNILLNGASGIAVGMATDIPPHHLNEVVEACIYLLQHPEASVSDLCQILRAPDFPTEAEIITPAEDIEKIYHTGHGSIRMRALYLSENNDIIITALPYQTSGAKVITQIAAQMTAKKLPMVEDVRDESDHENPVRLVLELRSNKVEIDSLMAHLFATTDLERSYRVNLNIIGLDGRPQVKNLQQLLSEWLVFRRETVKRRLSYRLDKITKRLHILQGLLIAYLNIDAVIAIIREADKPKMELMARFHLSEIQADAILELRLRQLAKLEETQLRTEQDQLTQESETLTAILHSDHRLRDLIIDELRQDAKTFGDARRSPLVKRQQAQVLDSQSLTPAEPITVILSNKGWVRAAKGHDIDPNNVNYRAGDGLSHAARGYSNQQAIFLDDSGRAYSTLANLLPSARGLGEPLTSRFTLPANRQFLYVLLSDANSDWLLASSSGFGFMINTADLLSKNKAGKAIFNLPEDSHLWPPLLLTPQMTHYLVITSAGYMSIVALDELPLLPKGKGVKLLNIPSKNAEEYVAILKAFPLTHIEQIILHSEHRHLTLKVDEIKSFTSKREQRGHKLPRGFQHINRVEIVPITTAHVTG, from the coding sequence ATGCAACTTGAACTTGAACACGATATTGAACGACAACCGCTGCACCATTTCACCGAACAAGCGTATTTAGATTACGCTATGTATGTCATTCTTGATCGGGCTTTGCCGCACATTGGGGATGGCTTGAAACCTGTACAACGGCGTATTGTGTATGCCATGTCTGAATTGGGTTTAAGTGCCAGCAATAAATATAAGAAATCTGCCCGAACGATTGGTGATGTTCTCGGTAAATATCATCCACATGGCGACAGTGCCTGTTATGAAGCGATGGTATTGATGGCGCAGCCTTTTTCTTATCGCTATCCTTTGGTTGATGGTCAAGGCAATTGGGGATCGCTGGACGATCCCAAATCTTTTGCGGCCATGCGTTATACTGAAGCACGTTTGTCTCCATTTAGCCAACTTTTGTTAGACGAATTGGAACAAGGTACGGTCGATTGGGGGGCGAATTTTGACGGGACCTTGTCTGAACCTTTAGTGTTACCTGCGCGTTTACCGAATATTTTACTCAACGGCGCGTCGGGTATTGCGGTGGGAATGGCAACGGATATTCCACCGCATCATCTCAACGAAGTGGTGGAAGCGTGTATTTATTTATTACAACACCCAGAAGCCAGTGTCAGTGATTTGTGTCAGATTTTGCGTGCGCCTGATTTTCCTACCGAAGCAGAAATTATTACGCCTGCCGAAGACATTGAGAAAATTTATCACACGGGTCATGGTTCTATTCGGATGCGGGCTTTATATTTAAGCGAAAATAATGACATTATTATTACCGCATTACCTTATCAAACCTCAGGGGCTAAAGTCATTACGCAAATTGCTGCCCAAATGACGGCTAAAAAATTGCCTATGGTTGAAGATGTACGCGACGAATCGGATCATGAGAATCCTGTGCGTTTAGTTTTAGAATTGCGCTCGAATAAAGTCGAAATTGACAGCTTAATGGCGCATTTATTCGCCACGACTGATTTAGAACGCAGTTATCGGGTGAATTTAAATATTATCGGTTTAGATGGCCGGCCACAAGTTAAAAATTTACAACAATTACTCAGTGAATGGTTGGTATTTAGACGAGAAACGGTTAAACGTCGTTTATCGTATCGTTTGGATAAAATCACCAAGCGGCTGCATATTTTACAAGGCTTACTGATTGCCTATCTCAATATTGATGCGGTCATTGCCATTATTCGAGAAGCCGATAAGCCGAAAATGGAATTAATGGCGCGTTTTCATCTCAGTGAGATTCAAGCCGATGCGATTTTAGAATTGCGTTTGCGCCAATTGGCAAAATTAGAAGAAACGCAATTGCGCACGGAACAAGATCAATTAACCCAAGAAAGTGAAACATTAACGGCTATTTTGCACTCTGATCACCGTTTGCGCGATTTAATTATTGATGAATTGCGACAAGATGCGAAAACGTTTGGTGATGCGCGTCGTTCGCCTTTGGTGAAACGCCAGCAAGCGCAAGTGTTAGACAGTCAAAGTTTAACGCCCGCCGAACCGATCACGGTTATTTTGTCTAATAAAGGTTGGGTGCGTGCCGCAAAAGGACATGATATTGATCCCAATAACGTCAATTATCGCGCAGGAGATGGTCTCAGCCATGCCGCTCGCGGTTATAGCAATCAACAGGCTATTTTTCTTGATGACAGCGGCCGGGCTTATTCCACATTAGCCAATTTATTACCGTCGGCGCGGGGTTTGGGTGAGCCTTTAACCAGTCGCTTTACTTTACCTGCGAATCGACAATTTCTTTACGTGTTATTAAGTGATGCAAATAGTGATTGGTTATTAGCCAGTAGTTCTGGTTTTGGTTTTATGATCAATACGGCTGATTTATTGTCGAAAAATAAAGCAGGTAAAGCGATTTTTAATCTGCCTGAAGATTCCCATTTATGGCCACCTTTATTATTAACGCCGCAAATGACCCATTATCTGGTCATTACCAGTGCGGGTTATATGAGTATTGTTGCATTAGATGAATTGCCGTTATTGCCAAAAGGAAAAGGCGTGAAACTGCTTAATATTCCCAGTAAAAATGCAGAGGAATATGTGGCTATTTTAAAAGCCTTTCCCTTAACGCACATTGAACAGATTATTCTGCATTCAGAACATCGTCATTTGACTTTAAAAGTAGACGAAATAAAAAGTTTTACCAGCAAGCGGGAACAACGTGGGCATAAATTGCCGCGTGGATTTCAACACATTAATCGCGTAGAGATTGTGCCAATCACTACCGCTCACGTGACAGGATAA
- the cysM gene encoding cysteine synthase CysM — translation MDFPTIEAFIGHTPLVRLQRLPGDTSNIILAKLEGNNPAGSVKDRPALSMIVEAERRGSIRPGDTLIEATSGNTGIALAMAAAIKGYRLILIMPDNMSVERRMSMAAYGAEIRLVTKAESMEGARDLAFKLEREGVGKVLNQFDNMDNPLAHYRGTGEEIWQDTAGKVTHFVSSMGTTGTIMGTSRYLKAQNSAIQIVGVQPSEGASIPGIRRWPVEYLPKIYDPSAVDRIIDVDQASAEETTRLLARREGIFAGISSGGSVAAALQLSIEVNDAIIVCIICDRGDRYLSTGVFPAN, via the coding sequence ATGGATTTTCCGACCATTGAAGCCTTTATCGGCCATACGCCGTTGGTGCGTTTACAGCGTTTACCGGGCGACACCAGTAATATTATTCTGGCCAAATTGGAAGGCAATAATCCCGCGGGATCGGTCAAAGATCGTCCTGCATTAAGCATGATTGTTGAGGCTGAAAGACGCGGTAGCATTCGCCCCGGTGACACTTTGATTGAAGCCACCAGCGGAAATACAGGAATTGCCTTAGCCATGGCCGCAGCCATCAAAGGTTATCGTTTAATTTTAATTATGCCCGACAATATGAGCGTAGAACGTCGCATGTCGATGGCCGCTTATGGCGCGGAAATTCGCTTAGTCACCAAAGCCGAAAGCATGGAAGGCGCACGAGATTTGGCGTTTAAATTAGAGCGAGAAGGTGTGGGTAAGGTTTTGAATCAATTCGATAATATGGATAATCCCTTGGCACATTATCGTGGAACAGGCGAGGAAATTTGGCAAGATACCGCAGGTAAAGTAACTCATTTTGTCTCCAGCATGGGAACGACGGGAACGATTATGGGAACGTCGCGTTATTTAAAAGCGCAAAATTCAGCCATTCAAATTGTTGGCGTACAACCCAGTGAAGGCGCGAGTATCCCCGGCATTCGACGTTGGCCAGTGGAGTATTTGCCAAAAATTTACGATCCCAGCGCGGTGGATCGGATTATTGATGTGGATCAAGCGAGTGCAGAAGAAACCACGCGCTTATTGGCCCGTCGGGAGGGGATTTTTGCGGGGATTTCTTCGGGAGGATCGGTGGCCGCGGCGTTGCAATTATCCATAGAAGTGAATGATGCCATTATTGTGTGCATTATTTGTGATCGGGGAGATCGTTATTTATCGACGGGTGTTTTTCCTGCGAATTAA
- a CDS encoding glycosyltransferase family 2 protein, whose product MLWFSLMLAILAIGLVAITLPGTLALLFWTIGGLFPARRLPITDKAVPLAVIVPAHNESASIATTVRHLQACESPRAPWRLIVIADNCTDDTAEQARRAGAEVWERTDEQLRGKGYALAMAFTRLAHEAAQQAVLVVDADTVVDRQFLVISEQAFASGADAVQCRYTVNQPERSMRSRLMNVALMAFNVLRMRGRAFWGSSVGIAGNGWGVTMTTLQTVPYTARSVVEDLEYHLALVRAGKRVIFLAETAVYGDMPTGGHGAKTQRARWEGGRFRMMREFIPTLIYAVIRDKQHALLEPLLELLLLPLAWHTMLLLILLLLPFSFAFYYALFALLLVAFHVLAGIMVGGGNWRDVLILALVPFYILWKLALLPRVLQTARKKAAWIRTERG is encoded by the coding sequence ATGCTGTGGTTTAGCCTAATGTTGGCGATATTGGCAATCGGATTGGTGGCGATAACGTTACCGGGAACATTGGCTTTATTGTTTTGGACTATCGGGGGATTATTTCCAGCGCGACGTTTGCCCATAACCGATAAGGCCGTGCCATTAGCCGTGATCGTTCCCGCACACAATGAATCGGCGAGTATTGCAACTACAGTGCGCCATTTACAGGCGTGTGAGTCGCCGCGTGCGCCGTGGCGTTTGATTGTCATTGCTGACAATTGCACCGATGACACGGCTGAACAAGCCCGCCGTGCGGGAGCTGAAGTCTGGGAGCGAACTGATGAGCAGTTACGCGGCAAAGGTTATGCGTTGGCGATGGCTTTTACACGTTTAGCCCACGAAGCCGCACAACAAGCGGTGTTGGTGGTCGATGCGGATACGGTGGTGGATCGTCAGTTTTTGGTGATCAGTGAACAGGCGTTTGCGTCGGGTGCGGATGCGGTGCAGTGTCGTTATACGGTAAATCAGCCCGAACGCTCAATGCGCAGTCGTTTAATGAATGTGGCGTTGATGGCGTTTAATGTGTTGCGTATGCGGGGGCGGGCATTTTGGGGCAGTTCTGTGGGGATTGCGGGAAATGGTTGGGGGGTGACGATGACCACTTTGCAGACTGTGCCTTATACGGCTCGCTCTGTGGTGGAGGATTTAGAATACCATTTGGCGTTGGTGCGTGCGGGTAAACGGGTGATTTTTTTAGCCGAAACCGCGGTATATGGCGATATGCCCACTGGCGGCCACGGCGCAAAAACACAACGCGCCCGTTGGGAAGGGGGGCGTTTTCGCATGATGCGGGAATTTATTCCGACCTTAATTTATGCCGTGATTCGAGATAAGCAACACGCTTTATTAGAACCGTTATTAGAGCTGTTATTATTGCCTTTGGCATGGCATACGATGTTGTTATTGATATTATTATTGTTGCCGTTTTCTTTTGCCTTTTATTATGCATTATTTGCTTTGTTATTGGTGGCGTTTCATGTGTTGGCGGGAATTATGGTAGGCGGGGGGAATTGGCGTGATGTGCTTATTTTAGCTCTAGTGCCATTTTATATTTTATGGAAATTGGCTTTATTGCCCCGCGTGTTGCAAACCGCCCGTAAAAAAGCCGCTTGGATTCGGACGGAACGGGGGTGA